TTGGCCAGGTCGAGCGATGGCGGACACGGCAACCGGAAAAGACGGTCCTGGCGGTGGTCCACAACGTCACCTCCGCGATCCGGCTGACCGAGATCCTCACCGTCCTCGATTCCGACCCACGCGTTCAGATCGTCTTCACGGTCACCGGCTCCAGTGCGTTCGGCCGCGGTATCGACGCCTATCTCGAGCGCCTCGGCGCGCACGCCCTGTCGTGGGCCGAGGCAATCACCAGCGAGTTCGACCTCGCGATAGCGACCAGCTACGGCGGTGACCTCGCGGCGATCCGAGCGCCCCTGGTAACCCTCCCGCACGGTATCGGTTACAATAAGTTACTCGAACCATCGAACCATCGAACCATCGAACCATCGAACCATCGAATCTTCCGGTCTTCGGCCTGTCGGCGCCCTGGCTGGCACCGCAGGGCGCGCTCGTCCCCGATGCGCTGGTCCTCTCCTCCGACGAACAACTCGCCCGCCTTCGGCGGTACTACCCGCCGGCTGCCGACGTCGCGGTCGTCGCCGGTGACCCGTGCCTCGACCGGCTGAACGCCAGCCACCATCTCCGGGACGCCTACCGCGCAGCGCTCGGCGTCGAACCGGACCGACGCCTGGTGGTGCTGAGCTCGACCTGGGGTAGCCGATCCTTGGACGGCCGCCTTCCCGGCCTCGCTCTCCAACTGGCCGCCGAGCTCCCCCTCGATCGGTACGCGCTGGTGCTCGCACTCCACCCGAACGTCTGGCACTGGCACTCGCCCTACCAAGTACGGGCATGGATGGCGCCGTACCGACGCGCGGGAGTCGCGCTGCTACCGCCGGAAGAGGGATGGCAGGCAGCGGTGGTGGCCGCGGATCTTGTCGTCGGCGACCACGGCTCGGTGATGTTCTACGCCGCGGCGGCGGATCGACCGATCGCGTTTGCCGTCGTCGAACCGTCCGAGCTGGACCCCGCGTCCCCGATGGCACGGTTGCTGGTCGCCGCGCCACGGCTCGATCCGTCCCAGCCGTTACGCCACCAACTGGACGCCGTGATCCGCGACCCGCAGCACCACCGCTACGTCCACCTCACCGCCGAGGCCAGCAGCGCACCGGGTCAATCCGCCGCGCTGATCCGCGCGCTCCTCTACGAACAGCTCCGGCTGCCCGAACCGAGCGCACCGGCTCGCACCCCGATCGTGCCGATCCCCCGCTCCCCCGACCCGACGCCGGTCACCGCAACCGTGATGACGACCGTTCACCACCGGGACGTCGTCGCGGTCGAGCGCTACCCCGCCGCGTTGCGGCTCGACGATCCCCCGGACGGCGTCACCCACCTGTCGGTGGCCTGGCGCCACGACGATCCGCAGCTGCTGGCGGCGGCCGACACGGTGGTGGCGACCATCGAGGACACCGCCGGGCGTCCCCGCCGTTGGATCCGATCCGCGCTGGGACGTCTGCCGGGTTGCACGCTCGCCGCCGTCGCACTCACCGCGTCCACAAGCTTGATCGGGACGCGGAGCGGGCAGCTGTTCGTGGCTCGCGTGACCGTCGGCGCGCCGGATGCGGCCTGTGTCACCGCCGGTGTGCTGGCGCTGCTGGCCAATCGTTCGACGCCGCCCGTGTTCACCCTCGTCGTCGGAGCGCGGCGCCACCGTGTCCGGCTCACGCCGGTGGCGACGACTCATCCGGCTCGAATTCGAACTCGGCGAACCGCCGAGCGAGAACGCCCGGATCACTGAGCCCGACCGCGCGGCACAGCTCCGCAGCCTGGCCCCAATGGGTGCGCGCTTGATCACGAAGGCCCGCGCGCCCGGCGGCGATCGCCAGCAGCAGCACGACCCGCGCCTCCTGGTACGGCGCGTCGGCCTCGTGCATACCGTCCCGGGCGCCACGCAGGGGCGCCAGCGCGGCCTCCGGCCGACCGGCTCGTAACTCGGTCTCGCCGAGGCTGGTCAGGACGCGGGCCTGGTTGTACTCGTCCGGCAGCGCGACGAACCGATCGATCGCGTCCCGCAGCAACGTGCGAGCGCGATCGTGATCGCCGAGAAGGCTGTAGGCGCGACCGCGATGATGGGTGAGGAGGGCGGCACCTCTGCGGTTGCCCGGATCGGCGGCCGCGACGGCCTGGTCGAACCAGTCCAGCGCCTCCGCACCACGGCGGTCGGCGAGCGCGACCAGCCCCAGCAGCTCCAGCGCGGTCGAGGTGGCCTGTCGATCACCGCAGCGGCGCGCCGTGGCCAGCGCCACCGCGAAGTCTTCGCCGGCCCGGCTTACGTCGCCCATCTCCAGGTGGAAGAGCCCGCGCTGGCACCGGAGCCGGGCCTGCGCCAGGACGTTTCCCAGCCGCTCCGCGACTGCGATCCCCACCGTGTGCGTGGCGACGCCGTCCTGGTGGTGCTTGCGCCGGAAGCAGATCGTCCACAGTGCCTGGCACAGCTGCCAGCACTGTTCAGCCAGCGCTTCGTCGTCAGCCGTGGCCAGGACCGCCGCGACCAGGTTGCCGTGCTCGGCCTCCAGCCACGCCATCGCGGTGGCGCGCTCCGCCGGAGTGCTCGGACCGGTCGGCACCGGATACGGCGGGCCGACCCGCCAGCGTCGCGGCGTGATCAGCACTTCGGCCAGGACCGCTTGCCGCAGGTACCACTCGACGATCGCTCGCCGCGCGTCGGCGCGGACCTCGGCGCCGGTCTCCCCCGCGTGTTCCCAGAACAGATGGTGGAACCTGTAGCGGTCCTCGCCCACCGGTTGGAGGAAGCTGCGGTCGGCGAGATCGTCCAGCCACTCGCGGACGACGTCGAGGTCCTCGCCGACCGCGGCAGCAGCAACCTGCAGACCGAACTCCGGGCCGGGATGCGCGCCGAGCGCACGGTAGAGCGCGGCCACCGGCGGCGACAGCTCCCGGTAGGCGACGTCAAAGCCGGCGCGAAGTGCGACGTCCCCGGCGACGTTCATGCCCAGCAACCGGTGGCCGCGAAGCTGCTCGGCCAGCGTCGTCAGCCGAGTTCTCGGCCGCAACCTGCCCCGGACGCCCACCAGCGTGATCGCCAGCGGCGAGCGTCCGCACAGCTCGACCAGTTCCTCGGCGGCTCCCGGCTCGTCGCGGACACGGTCGTCGCCCACGATTCGACTCAGCAGGTCACGCGCAGCGTCCGTCGGGAGCGGCCCGACGCGCACCTCGACCGGGGTGAGGTCCACCCACAGCGCGCCGAGCGTCGAACGGCTGGTGACCACGACGAGGCTTCCCGGAGAGGCGGGCAGCACCGAGCGCACTTGGGCTGCGGTGACGGCGTCGTCGGCCAGGAGGACGACCCGGCGCGAGTCGGTCCAGGTCCGCCAGTCCTTCTCCCGCCCGTCGAGGGTGTCGGCCACTGCCTCCGGTGCGACGCCGGTCGCCCGGAGCAGCTCGCCGAGTGCGTCGTGCGGAGAGACAGCATGGCCCGTGCTGCCGCCGAGGTCGAGCTGGAAGTGGCCGTCCGGAAACTCGCCCTTGACGACGTCCAGCCAGTGCAACGCCAGCGCCGATTTCCCGGCGCCGCCGGGGCCGACGAGTAACACCACCAGCGGCCCGGTGCGGCTGGAAGCGGCAAGTCCCTCGTTCAGCGCCGCGCGCTGCTGATCGCGGTCGACGAATCGGTCCGGGGCGCGGCGGAGCTGCCGGGGTACGACAGCCTCGGGTGTCGAGCGCCGGTCTCCGGTGTGGATCTCGGCCCGTCCGGCCATCACCAGGAACTCCGCCCTGGCATGGCCGGACAGTTCGTTGCGCACCGATCCGTCGGTCCCGTCCGGCGGAAGCATCTGGACGCCCTCCCTCACCCGACGCACTGAACGGCCTACGGACGGTATCGGCTCGCGGTTACCGTAGAACACCGAGCCCACCGTGCAGAAGGGATCAGCGCATGGATGACGACGCCCCGCCCGAAACACCGACCCCGGAACCCAACCCCGAGGTTCGGAACACGATCAGCGGAGAGGCGGACGTCGAAGCCCGCGCCGTCTTCCAGGCCCACACGATCAGCATCACCATGGAGTGACGACATGGACCCCATCAGCGCCGCCGCTCTCAGCGCCGTCCTCGTTCCGCTGGCCACCGGCGCTGCGGGTGAAGCGGGGAAGCTGGCACTGGATCGGCTCGTGACGTTCGTCCGCGACCGGTTCGGCCGCGGCTCACCTGCCGCCGAAGCCGGCACCGAGCTGATCGCTCACCCCGCAGAAGAGCCGGACGCTCCGCGCCTCGCCGTTCT
This Cryptosporangium aurantiacum DNA region includes the following protein-coding sequences:
- a CDS encoding tetratricopeptide repeat protein — translated: MREGVQMLPPDGTDGSVRNELSGHARAEFLVMAGRAEIHTGDRRSTPEAVVPRQLRRAPDRFVDRDQQRAALNEGLAASSRTGPLVVLLVGPGGAGKSALALHWLDVVKGEFPDGHFQLDLGGSTGHAVSPHDALGELLRATGVAPEAVADTLDGREKDWRTWTDSRRVVLLADDAVTAAQVRSVLPASPGSLVVVTSRSTLGALWVDLTPVEVRVGPLPTDAARDLLSRIVGDDRVRDEPGAAEELVELCGRSPLAITLVGVRGRLRPRTRLTTLAEQLRGHRLLGMNVAGDVALRAGFDVAYRELSPPVAALYRALGAHPGPEFGLQVAAAAVGEDLDVVREWLDDLADRSFLQPVGEDRYRFHHLFWEHAGETGAEVRADARRAIVEWYLRQAVLAEVLITPRRWRVGPPYPVPTGPSTPAERATAMAWLEAEHGNLVAAVLATADDEALAEQCWQLCQALWTICFRRKHHQDGVATHTVGIAVAERLGNVLAQARLRCQRGLFHLEMGDVSRAGEDFAVALATARRCGDRQATSTALELLGLVALADRRGAEALDWFDQAVAAADPGNRRGAALLTHHRGRAYSLLGDHDRARTLLRDAIDRFVALPDEYNQARVLTSLGETELRAGRPEAALAPLRGARDGMHEADAPYQEARVVLLLAIAAGRAGLRDQARTHWGQAAELCRAVGLSDPGVLARRFAEFEFEPDESSPPA
- a CDS encoding CDP-glycerol glycerophosphotransferase family protein, whose amino-acid sequence is MVLSSDEQLARLRRYYPPAADVAVVAGDPCLDRLNASHHLRDAYRAALGVEPDRRLVVLSSTWGSRSLDGRLPGLALQLAAELPLDRYALVLALHPNVWHWHSPYQVRAWMAPYRRAGVALLPPEEGWQAAVVAADLVVGDHGSVMFYAAAADRPIAFAVVEPSELDPASPMARLLVAAPRLDPSQPLRHQLDAVIRDPQHHRYVHLTAEASSAPGQSAALIRALLYEQLRLPEPSAPARTPIVPIPRSPDPTPVTATVMTTVHHRDVVAVERYPAALRLDDPPDGVTHLSVAWRHDDPQLLAAADTVVATIEDTAGRPRRWIRSALGRLPGCTLAAVALTASTSLIGTRSGQLFVARVTVGAPDAACVTAGVLALLANRSTPPVFTLVVGARRHRVRLTPVATTHPARIRTRRTAERERPDH